From Fibrobacter sp. UWB5, a single genomic window includes:
- a CDS encoding M23 family metallopeptidase, with amino-acid sequence MQHKVLNDLYRQGGITFFAFPGETEIPLEPLQNLALALNAGARFLVIDFSGKNSLKGNAPISASDLIEKRLPQESLNELSADTNSWTITGTRCFPQDDDQFRCLYHNLQQIKKSIAQIVAILPLEINDQEAYYAKLVSRLIVIGGESASEASAYLEDLPHFNKSNLLWLFPQKPDKKKFYHAYRAVRRSHSFYKEIRQCDWKKNPEKFAKIVEYLHKFSILEKNPLDGSSKVFRTLFPLLLLFAIALPFFFVTKTEPGISNTRDRIHERDKLSIAPSFEYTFDGKESMQRISRYAIGRFNALITNDKMVQQYVKVTLEENGFPKNSWENNSKNIPPAGTVIKFSRPDFFAKSASDSIGAAWKYWTSIVSDSVAYLTEFYHAQATASYRQHNGIDVASRQGARILAPFAAKAWTARDERGGIVIGLVRKKDVVIFMHCDQLLYLDGQEVMAGDPIATVGLTGHTTGPHAHVVTGLIDKNGDKRIGNVRYKVIDPIKWFYMFKPTADAVRNR; translated from the coding sequence AAGGCGGAATCACCTTTTTTGCTTTTCCGGGCGAAACCGAGATTCCGCTTGAACCCTTGCAGAACCTTGCGCTGGCGCTAAACGCCGGCGCTCGTTTTTTGGTTATTGACTTTTCAGGCAAGAACAGCCTGAAAGGGAACGCGCCTATTTCGGCAAGCGACCTGATCGAAAAGAGACTCCCGCAAGAATCTCTCAACGAACTCAGTGCCGATACAAACAGCTGGACCATTACCGGAACCAGGTGCTTTCCGCAAGACGATGACCAATTCAGGTGCCTGTACCACAACCTGCAACAAATCAAGAAATCGATTGCGCAAATCGTAGCCATCCTGCCATTGGAAATTAACGACCAGGAAGCCTATTACGCAAAACTGGTTTCGAGGCTCATCGTCATTGGCGGCGAAAGCGCAAGCGAAGCGTCTGCCTACCTGGAAGACCTCCCCCATTTCAACAAGTCGAATCTGCTTTGGCTGTTTCCGCAAAAGCCCGACAAGAAGAAATTTTACCACGCCTACAGGGCGGTACGCCGGAGCCATTCTTTCTACAAAGAAATCCGCCAATGCGACTGGAAAAAGAATCCTGAAAAATTCGCCAAGATTGTCGAGTACTTGCACAAGTTCTCGATTCTGGAAAAGAACCCCCTGGACGGTTCGTCGAAAGTATTCAGGACGTTGTTCCCGTTGTTGCTTTTGTTCGCCATCGCGCTACCGTTTTTCTTTGTGACCAAGACGGAACCCGGCATTTCCAACACTCGCGACCGCATCCACGAACGCGACAAGCTTTCGATTGCGCCGTCGTTTGAATACACCTTCGACGGCAAGGAATCCATGCAGCGCATTTCGCGCTACGCTATCGGCCGATTCAACGCCTTGATTACGAACGACAAGATGGTGCAGCAGTACGTCAAGGTTACGCTCGAAGAAAACGGCTTCCCCAAAAATTCCTGGGAAAACAACAGCAAGAACATTCCGCCCGCAGGAACCGTGATCAAGTTCTCGCGCCCCGATTTCTTCGCGAAATCGGCATCGGATTCTATTGGAGCCGCCTGGAAATACTGGACATCGATCGTATCGGATAGCGTCGCCTACCTGACAGAATTTTACCACGCCCAAGCCACCGCCTCGTATAGGCAACATAACGGCATCGACGTGGCCAGCCGACAGGGCGCCCGCATACTCGCCCCGTTCGCTGCAAAAGCATGGACCGCACGCGACGAACGCGGCGGCATCGTGATCGGACTTGTACGCAAAAAAGACGTCGTGATCTTTATGCATTGCGATCAGTTGTTATACCTTGATGGACAAGAAGTTATGGCAGGCGATCCTATTGCAACTGTCGGCCTTACCGGACACACCACCGGCCCGCACGCCCACGTGGTTACTGGGCTCATCGACAAGAACGGTGACAAGCGAATCGGCAACGTTAGGTACAAAGTAATAGACCCGATCAAGTGGTTCTACATGTTCAAGCCGACTGCCGATGCAGTGCGAAACCGATAA